A single region of the Lysinibacillus sp. B2A1 genome encodes:
- a CDS encoding 3-ketoacyl-ACP reductase has translation MLKNRKIIVTGAASGIGREIVKHCLQEGASVIACDINEQALYELKTSINSFALYTYPLDVSKYEEVANFFAIVEEEHSDLDSLVNNAGIYLAKTILDYKPDEIDQVLNINIKGSIYFSQMFGRFKLQNKQKGVIVNISSVSGLEGSSDAIYGLSKAAILGLTKSNATNFAPFIRVNAVAPTMVQTSMMDIIPEWRKEKYLQQQLIHTPVTPDDVAETVIFLISNKSKHYTGATFDINNGGYLR, from the coding sequence GTGCTGAAAAATAGAAAAATAATCGTAACGGGCGCCGCTTCTGGGATTGGAAGAGAAATTGTTAAACATTGTTTACAGGAAGGGGCTTCAGTCATTGCGTGTGATATTAATGAACAAGCCTTATATGAATTAAAAACTTCTATTAACAGTTTTGCTTTATATACATATCCATTAGATGTAAGTAAATACGAAGAAGTAGCTAATTTTTTTGCAATTGTTGAAGAAGAACATTCTGACCTAGATAGTTTAGTGAATAATGCAGGCATCTATTTGGCTAAAACTATACTTGATTACAAGCCTGATGAGATTGATCAGGTGCTTAATATCAATATTAAAGGCAGCATTTATTTTTCACAAATGTTTGGACGGTTTAAACTGCAAAATAAACAGAAAGGCGTTATTGTAAATATATCTTCAGTGTCTGGCCTAGAAGGTAGTTCGGATGCTATCTATGGGCTTTCAAAGGCTGCAATACTCGGTTTAACTAAAAGCAATGCAACAAACTTTGCGCCTTTCATCAGGGTTAATGCTGTCGCTCCTACAATGGTTCAAACTTCGATGATGGATATAATTCCTGAATGGAGAAAAGAGAAGTATTTACAACAGCAGCTTATTCATACACCAGTAACACCTGACGATGTTGCTGAAACAGTAATATTTTTAATATCAAATAAATCTAAGCATTATACAGGTGCAACCTTTGATATTAACAATGGAGGTTACTTAAGATAA
- a CDS encoding Ger(x)C family spore germination protein → MPNIKYSLSLLLLVLLILLLGGCWSKRELNELAIVAAVGVDRVNEQYEISVQIVNPGQVASKKATSQSPVITYHATGKSLFEAIRKLTTLTPRKPYYAHAQIIIIGEELAEEGMNNILDLFQRDPEGRSEFNILIARDTTAKEVISILTPLEDIPAKNILNALKSSEKALGSTDSVILDDLINSLSGKGNSAVLSTIELHGDSAIGNTQTNVERIQNPAILKFGDLALFKDYKLIGFLTMGESKSYNYMNNHIKSTFEILACPEKGKLTTEVTNSKAKITGKVQHGHPKINIKLVVEQNVADVNCMIDLTKPQNITALNKITSESIKNGLEQTLDTLQKTYKVDALQFGEILYRQDYKGWNKIKDNWVSLFPNIDVKVQVTVKTQGIGTSLNKDLQKSS, encoded by the coding sequence GTGCCTAACATAAAGTACTCACTGTCCTTACTTCTATTAGTGCTACTCATTCTTTTGTTAGGTGGTTGTTGGAGTAAACGAGAGTTAAATGAATTAGCAATTGTAGCTGCAGTAGGTGTTGATCGAGTGAATGAGCAATATGAAATCTCCGTACAGATTGTTAATCCTGGACAAGTAGCATCAAAAAAAGCTACTAGTCAATCCCCCGTCATCACTTATCATGCTACAGGAAAATCTTTATTCGAGGCTATAAGAAAGCTGACCACTTTAACACCAAGAAAGCCATACTATGCACATGCTCAAATTATCATTATTGGAGAAGAATTGGCTGAGGAGGGCATGAATAATATATTGGATTTATTTCAAAGAGACCCTGAGGGTAGAAGTGAATTCAATATTTTAATCGCCCGCGATACGACGGCCAAAGAGGTAATAAGTATTTTAACGCCCTTAGAAGATATCCCTGCTAAGAATATACTAAATGCACTGAAAAGTTCAGAAAAAGCATTAGGGTCAACAGACTCTGTTATTTTAGACGATTTAATCAATTCATTAAGCGGTAAAGGAAATAGTGCCGTTTTATCAACGATTGAATTGCATGGAGACAGTGCAATCGGGAATACGCAAACAAATGTAGAGCGAATACAAAATCCTGCAATTCTAAAATTTGGTGATTTAGCTTTATTTAAGGACTATAAACTAATAGGCTTTTTAACAATGGGGGAAAGCAAAAGTTATAACTATATGAATAATCATATTAAGAGTACGTTTGAAATATTAGCTTGCCCTGAAAAAGGAAAGCTCACTACTGAAGTAACAAATTCAAAAGCTAAAATAACAGGAAAAGTACAGCATGGTCATCCTAAAATTAATATAAAGCTGGTCGTTGAGCAAAATGTTGCAGATGTAAATTGTATGATTGATTTAACAAAACCACAAAACATTACCGCCTTGAATAAAATTACAAGTGAATCAATTAAGAACGGATTAGAGCAAACACTCGATACACTGCAAAAAACGTACAAAGTAGATGCTTTACAATTTGGTGAGATCCTCTATCGTCAGGATTACAAGGGATGGAACAAAATCAAAGATAATT
- a CDS encoding tautomerase family protein, whose product MGQIKIYGVKDSLNPIKKTLSNIIHSCMMDALEYPSDKKFHRFFPMDKEDFYFASERTESYIIIEVSMFEGRTIEAKKQLLKLLFERINNQLNIHPQDVEITIFETPRHNWGIRGLPGDELALNYKVNV is encoded by the coding sequence ATGGGGCAAATTAAAATCTATGGTGTTAAGGACAGCTTAAATCCTATTAAGAAAACATTATCGAATATTATTCATTCTTGTATGATGGATGCACTTGAATATCCTTCCGATAAGAAATTCCACCGCTTTTTTCCTATGGATAAAGAGGATTTTTATTTTGCAAGTGAAAGAACTGAATCATATATCATAATTGAAGTTAGTATGTTCGAGGGTCGAACGATTGAGGCTAAAAAACAATTACTAAAGCTATTATTTGAACGGATAAATAACCAATTAAATATACATCCTCAAGATGTTGAAATTACAATTTTTGAAACCCCAAGACATAATTGGGGAATAAGAGGCTTACCGGGAGATGAGTTAGCACTGAATTATAAAGTCAATGTTTGA
- a CDS encoding SAM-dependent methyltransferase, with product MVQGIQLFNKDIAESLKGDAEELLKWIVQVQLSPTPLARASYCEKVLLNEIRLGVQQYVILGVGLDTFCLRHPDLESTLEIFEIDHPATQKFKKNRLDATNFKLPNNLHFVAMDFTKEFSYQRLIDSGFNNKKTFFSLLGVLYYLTKGEISNLFNHLFAYIPSGSSIVMDYADENLFHEEGISNRVSNMVKMAAASGEPMKSCFTFHEMEMLLEKSNQLIYEHLSPKAVQNLYFNKRGDYLTAVESIHYIHAVKK from the coding sequence ATGGTACAAGGCATACAACTCTTTAACAAAGATATAGCAGAAAGTTTAAAGGGAGATGCCGAAGAGCTCCTAAAATGGATTGTCCAAGTACAACTCTCCCCTACTCCATTAGCCCGTGCTTCGTATTGCGAAAAAGTTCTATTAAATGAAATTAGATTGGGCGTACAGCAATATGTTATTCTTGGAGTAGGTTTAGATACTTTTTGTTTAAGACATCCAGATTTAGAAAGCACCTTGGAAATCTTTGAAATAGATCATCCTGCAACTCAGAAATTTAAAAAGAATAGATTAGATGCTACTAATTTCAAGCTACCTAATAATCTTCATTTTGTAGCAATGGATTTTACAAAGGAATTTTCTTATCAGCGTCTAATAGATAGTGGCTTTAACAACAAGAAAACTTTCTTTAGCCTCTTAGGAGTTTTGTATTATTTAACAAAAGGGGAAATCTCAAACTTGTTCAATCATTTGTTTGCATATATACCTTCAGGCAGCTCAATCGTAATGGATTATGCAGATGAAAACTTATTTCATGAAGAAGGGATTTCTAATCGAGTAAGCAATATGGTAAAAATGGCAGCCGCAAGTGGTGAACCTATGAAGTCATGCTTTACTTTTCATGAAATGGAGATGCTCTTAGAAAAATCAAATCAACTAATTTATGAGCATTTATCCCCTAAAGCTGTACAAAATCTTTATTTCAATAAACGTGGGGATTATCTAACAGCCGTTGAATCGATACACTATATTCATGCAGTAAAAAAGTAA
- a CDS encoding cysteine hydrolase has protein sequence MKQVLLIIDVQQSLLDGNHEEKAVYQKNQLIHNINLVIDKALEANIPIVFIRDLDVAGGIGEGFEIHSGINVPSHVKLFDKMATNCFYGTKLLEYLQSLKTEHIVVMGCSTQHCIDSAVRTATIKGMDVTLVGDGHSTTDSDVLRAEQIIKHHNNMLHGHYNVENFSVVRKAEEDLFHPTHDSYR, from the coding sequence TTGAAACAAGTATTATTAATTATTGATGTCCAACAATCCTTATTAGATGGGAATCATGAAGAAAAGGCTGTATATCAAAAAAATCAGCTAATCCATAATATTAACCTTGTGATTGACAAAGCATTGGAAGCAAATATTCCAATAGTATTTATTAGGGATCTTGACGTTGCGGGAGGTATTGGCGAAGGGTTCGAAATTCATAGTGGCATAAATGTACCTAGCCATGTAAAACTCTTCGATAAAATGGCTACCAATTGCTTCTATGGTACAAAACTTCTAGAATACCTGCAATCTCTAAAAACGGAACATATTGTTGTGATGGGCTGCTCCACACAGCATTGTATTGATAGTGCAGTAAGAACAGCAACAATTAAGGGAATGGACGTTACATTAGTCGGGGATGGACATTCAACAACTGACAGTGATGTTTTAAGGGCAGAGCAAATTATTAAACATCACAATAATATGCTCCACGGTCACTACAATGTGGAGAATTTTTCAGTTGTTAGAAAAGCAGAAGAAGATTTATTTCATCCTACACATGACTCTTATAGGTAA